A window of the Anoplopoma fimbria isolate UVic2021 breed Golden Eagle Sablefish chromosome 17, Afim_UVic_2022, whole genome shotgun sequence genome harbors these coding sequences:
- the c17h3orf14 gene encoding uncharacterized protein C3orf14 homolog isoform X1 yields the protein MSASLPQETELIEKHEEILVRRDELLEQMETLREQLKIQKIQKRQEVKQSEAARHRNSTLLQDVQKIEDRLRGRQLPRPDLLALETRYWASVEESIPAWEHFLLGKGPHPAHVPGQSPRRAKQKPSTAKGKGLPPLPKPRTARPDQ from the exons ATGTCTGCGTCTTTACCCCAAGAAACGGAATTAATTGAGAAACACGAGGAAAT TTTAGTCCGTAGAGACGAGCTGCTGGAGCAGATGGAGACACTCAGAGAGCAGCTGAAGATCCAGAAGATCCAGAAGAGGCAGGAGGTGAAGCAGTCTGAGGCGGCTCGCCACAGGAACAGCACACTGCTGCAG GATGTACAGAAGATAGAAGACCGTCTCAGAGGAAGACAGCTGCCACGCCCGGACCTCCTGGCTCTGGAG ACAAGATACTGGGCGTCTGTGGAAGAGTCTATCCCAGCTTGGGAGCACTTCCTCCTGGGTAAAGGCCCACACCCTGCTCATGTACCAGGGCAGTCACCTAGGAGAGCCAAACAGAAACCCAGCACAGCTAAAGGCAAGGGCCTGCCTCCTCTCCCAAAACCAAGGACTGCTCGACCAGACCAGTGA
- the c17h3orf14 gene encoding uncharacterized protein C3orf14 homolog isoform X2, whose product METLREQLKIQKIQKRQEVKQSEAARHRNSTLLQDVQKIEDRLRGRQLPRPDLLALETRYWASVEESIPAWEHFLLGKGPHPAHVPGQSPRRAKQKPSTAKGKGLPPLPKPRTARPDQ is encoded by the exons ATGGAGACACTCAGAGAGCAGCTGAAGATCCAGAAGATCCAGAAGAGGCAGGAGGTGAAGCAGTCTGAGGCGGCTCGCCACAGGAACAGCACACTGCTGCAG GATGTACAGAAGATAGAAGACCGTCTCAGAGGAAGACAGCTGCCACGCCCGGACCTCCTGGCTCTGGAG ACAAGATACTGGGCGTCTGTGGAAGAGTCTATCCCAGCTTGGGAGCACTTCCTCCTGGGTAAAGGCCCACACCCTGCTCATGTACCAGGGCAGTCACCTAGGAGAGCCAAACAGAAACCCAGCACAGCTAAAGGCAAGGGCCTGCCTCCTCTCCCAAAACCAAGGACTGCTCGACCAGACCAGTGA